In one Desulfoferula mesophila genomic region, the following are encoded:
- a CDS encoding Gfo/Idh/MocA family protein: protein MRASVGLVGCGNWGKNILRDLLKLQARVHVADPDPGARQRATGMGAEAVVAHSDQLPELDGYVLAVPIDLLASEARGLLVRSGPIFSEKTLCSTLAQADELANAGAQGRVFVMHKWEYHQGVRLLRSLAQDGKIGRLAEIQCYRHNWAADMHGGDVLSCLAVHDLTIIRHVLGEIPTPQCSYLSREGGLATGICAVLGRGLRAVLSVSARHAGYYRTVCLHGSRGTLALVDPLADHVIYRDAAGEEKIPFQNSMPLFDELAEFLGYLRGGGEPRCGLERAREVARALDGLRAVELGAEPAG, encoded by the coding sequence ATGCGGGCATCCGTGGGTTTGGTGGGCTGCGGCAACTGGGGCAAGAACATCCTGCGCGATCTGCTTAAACTCCAAGCCAGGGTCCACGTGGCCGACCCCGACCCGGGGGCTCGCCAAAGGGCCACTGGTATGGGTGCCGAGGCGGTGGTGGCCCACAGCGACCAGCTGCCCGAGCTGGACGGCTATGTGCTTGCGGTTCCCATTGATCTCCTGGCGAGCGAAGCGCGCGGGCTTTTGGTCCGGTCGGGGCCCATATTTTCGGAAAAAACCCTGTGCAGCACCCTGGCCCAGGCCGACGAACTGGCGAACGCCGGGGCCCAGGGCCGGGTTTTCGTCATGCACAAGTGGGAATACCACCAGGGCGTGCGGCTGCTGCGCAGCCTGGCGCAAGACGGCAAAATCGGGCGCTTGGCGGAAATACAGTGCTATCGGCACAACTGGGCCGCGGATATGCACGGAGGGGACGTGCTGTCGTGCCTGGCGGTGCACGACCTGACCATCATCCGCCACGTGCTGGGCGAAATCCCCACGCCGCAGTGCTCCTACCTGAGCCGGGAAGGCGGTTTGGCCACCGGCATCTGCGCGGTGCTGGGGCGGGGGCTGCGGGCGGTGCTCAGCGTCAGCGCCCGCCATGCCGGGTATTATCGCACAGTCTGCCTGCACGGATCGCGAGGGACCCTGGCCCTGGTCGATCCCCTGGCCGATCACGTCATATACCGGGACGCGGCCGGGGAGGAGAAGATTCCTTTCCAAAACTCCATGCCCCTGTTCGACGAACTGGCCGAGTTCCTGGGCTACCTGCGGGGGGGCGGGGAGCCACGCTGCGGCCTGGAGCGGGCCAGGGAGGTGGCCCGAGCCTTGGACGGCCTGCGCGCGGTGGAGCTAGGCGCCGAGCCGGCCGGATGA
- a CDS encoding radical SAM protein, with product MSKTQKQVFSPNKLAVNRERVEAYCRNEPIYPVTMELDLTQKCTRSCPNCPYGAARRPGLTLSLEFLAKLFAVLGPHVPGLVLSGGEPTSVPYYPEVLALARQSGFREICTITNGSLLHEPRVQDALLQHATAVRVSLYDWQEGESPYFRQSLQSLAVLKQRAVAEGSTLSIAASLLTHGDWADRLEPVGRQALATGVDWLYFHPYCIDWDTESPYQASQEGVLQAVERLQSNNGYPGEVQFPYARYERTPLEFAKLHAGHFLLQVGADGINYAGPECKYEPDYALLDLNQYLEEDFLWLPERSAKLAAMNSDNYRPIGTRHRPPIISAYVQSVMDGRAPQARSQAGAFHQPNVI from the coding sequence ATGAGCAAAACGCAAAAGCAGGTCTTTTCGCCGAACAAATTGGCGGTAAACCGTGAGCGAGTGGAGGCTTATTGCCGCAATGAACCGATTTACCCGGTGACCATGGAACTGGACCTGACCCAAAAATGCACCCGGAGCTGCCCCAACTGTCCCTACGGCGCCGCTCGGCGCCCCGGCCTAACCCTTTCATTGGAGTTTTTGGCAAAGCTGTTCGCCGTCCTGGGCCCTCATGTCCCCGGCCTGGTGCTCAGCGGGGGCGAGCCCACCTCTGTGCCCTATTATCCCGAGGTGTTGGCCTTGGCCCGGCAAAGCGGCTTCCGGGAGATCTGCACCATCACCAACGGCTCCCTGCTGCATGAGCCCAGGGTGCAGGACGCGCTGCTGCAACACGCCACCGCGGTGCGGGTGTCGCTTTACGACTGGCAGGAGGGGGAAAGCCCCTATTTCCGGCAAAGCCTGCAAAGCCTGGCGGTCCTCAAGCAAAGGGCCGTGGCCGAGGGCAGCACCTTGTCCATCGCCGCCAGCCTGCTCACCCACGGCGATTGGGCGGATCGCCTGGAGCCGGTGGGGCGCCAGGCCCTGGCCACGGGGGTGGATTGGCTCTACTTCCACCCCTATTGCATCGACTGGGACACGGAAAGCCCCTATCAGGCGTCCCAGGAGGGAGTGCTGCAAGCGGTGGAGCGCCTCCAGAGCAACAACGGCTATCCCGGGGAGGTCCAGTTCCCCTACGCGCGCTACGAGCGGACTCCCCTGGAGTTCGCCAAGCTGCACGCGGGCCATTTCCTGCTGCAGGTGGGGGCCGACGGGATCAACTACGCCGGGCCGGAGTGCAAGTACGAGCCGGACTACGCCCTGCTGGACCTGAACCAATACCTGGAAGAGGATTTCTTGTGGCTACCGGAGCGTAGCGCCAAACTGGCCGCGATGAACTCGGATAACTACCGGCCCATCGGCACCCGCCACCGCCCCCCCATCATCAGCGCCTATGTCCAGTCGGTGATGGATGGCCGGGCGCCGCAGGCGCGGAGCCAGGCCGGGGCTTTTCACCAGCCCAACGTCATCTGA
- a CDS encoding glycosyltransferase family A protein, translating to MAAAATVIIPTYGKAPFLRQALASVQRQTVRELEICVVCDGVSNELLEMLEKIAASDSRVMVWVNPKAPRTGEVHRPAAIAATTAPVICYLGHDDLWFSHHVSTMIRLLQNADFGHTLHCEGGLGRERFVAQRFLYGDLSSRETAQAMLDPARNYNIVGLTFAGHTREAYQRLAEGWNTAPEGVPTDLHMWRKFLRAPWCRCVSHLGVTALHFAKAYRSQLFSDEAFAAELERYLAVMAAPDLLQELHAAALGGLFRYQRDMLGECRPGLSGETVRQLILTTPCNDFWSRCWRLLKRRLRIGF from the coding sequence ATGGCGGCGGCAGCCACGGTCATTATCCCTACCTACGGCAAGGCCCCCTTTCTGCGCCAGGCCCTGGCCAGCGTCCAGAGGCAGACGGTGCGCGAGTTGGAAATATGTGTGGTCTGCGACGGGGTCTCCAACGAACTGCTGGAGATGCTAGAAAAAATAGCCGCATCCGACTCCAGGGTGATGGTCTGGGTCAACCCCAAGGCCCCGCGCACCGGCGAGGTCCATCGCCCCGCCGCCATCGCGGCCACCACTGCCCCTGTCATCTGCTACCTGGGCCACGACGACTTGTGGTTTTCCCACCACGTGTCCACCATGATCCGGCTTTTACAAAACGCCGACTTCGGCCACACCCTGCACTGCGAGGGGGGCTTGGGCCGGGAGCGCTTCGTGGCCCAGCGCTTTTTGTACGGCGATCTGAGCTCCCGGGAAACCGCGCAGGCCATGCTCGACCCGGCCAGGAATTACAACATCGTGGGCCTCACTTTTGCCGGGCACACCCGCGAGGCCTATCAGCGCCTGGCCGAGGGCTGGAACACCGCCCCGGAGGGAGTGCCGACGGACCTGCACATGTGGCGCAAGTTTCTGCGGGCGCCCTGGTGCCGCTGCGTCAGCCACTTAGGGGTCACTGCCCTGCACTTTGCCAAGGCCTATCGCAGCCAACTGTTCTCCGACGAGGCCTTCGCGGCCGAGCTGGAGCGCTACCTGGCCGTCATGGCCGCTCCGGATTTGCTGCAAGAACTGCACGCCGCCGCGCTGGGCGGGCTTTTCCGCTACCAGCGGGACATGCTGGGGGAGTGCCGCCCCGGTCTGAGCGGGGAGACCGTGCGCCAACTTATTTTGACCACCCCGTGCAACGACTTCTGGTCCCGATGCTGGAGGCTCCTCAAAAGACGGCTGAGAATCGGCTTCTGA
- a CDS encoding DNA polymerase Y family protein, with translation MPSPWPADRPRAVIHLNVADFAVAVERLEDAALRDRPVIVAPLGAARARVWDMSEEAFQAGVRKHMPLAQAARLCRDAKIAAPRPHRYERAMAALLKRAAPFSPLVEAEEDSGHLFLDLTGTGRLFGPPQDVARRIRCTVRGELGLDPIWGLAANKLVAKVATRVVKPKGEHVVEQGGEEAFLRPLPLFLLPGLERRDLMTLGEFHLRRVHQALAWGPEHLAVVFGSRAGQVGSILRGQDDSPVLPLGQRPPVLRLEQEFGEDTNQVRALEKALWRLAERAGASLRGQGRVARRLGLSLDYSDGARVWRQRSLRAGTANDFVLFEAARSCLASAWTRRVRVRHLRLSFSGLSFPPAQLELPWGQEERPSAPGEALLAALDAIRRRHGQDKIELGRGLETA, from the coding sequence ATGCCCAGCCCCTGGCCCGCCGACCGTCCCCGCGCGGTGATCCACCTCAACGTGGCCGATTTCGCCGTGGCCGTAGAGCGCCTGGAGGACGCCGCGCTGCGCGACCGGCCGGTGATCGTGGCCCCTTTGGGCGCGGCCCGGGCCCGGGTGTGGGACATGAGCGAGGAGGCCTTCCAGGCTGGGGTGCGCAAGCACATGCCCCTGGCCCAGGCCGCGCGCCTGTGCCGCGACGCCAAGATCGCCGCCCCCCGCCCCCACCGCTACGAGCGGGCCATGGCCGCCCTGCTCAAACGGGCCGCGCCCTTTTCGCCCCTGGTGGAGGCCGAGGAGGACAGCGGCCATTTGTTTCTGGACCTCACCGGCACCGGCCGCCTCTTCGGCCCGCCCCAGGACGTGGCCCGGCGCATCCGGTGCACCGTGCGGGGCGAGCTGGGCCTGGACCCCATCTGGGGCCTGGCCGCCAACAAACTGGTGGCCAAGGTGGCCACCCGGGTGGTCAAGCCCAAGGGGGAGCACGTGGTGGAGCAGGGGGGCGAGGAGGCCTTTTTGCGGCCCTTGCCACTGTTTCTGCTGCCCGGCCTGGAGCGCCGGGATCTGATGACCCTGGGCGAGTTCCATCTGCGCCGAGTGCACCAGGCCCTGGCCTGGGGCCCGGAGCATCTGGCGGTGGTGTTCGGGTCCCGGGCCGGGCAGGTGGGGAGCATCCTGCGCGGCCAAGACGACAGCCCGGTGCTGCCCCTGGGCCAACGGCCGCCGGTGCTCAGGCTGGAGCAGGAGTTCGGCGAGGACACCAACCAGGTCCGGGCCCTGGAAAAGGCCCTGTGGCGGCTGGCGGAGCGGGCCGGGGCGTCCCTGCGCGGCCAGGGCCGGGTGGCCCGCCGCCTGGGGCTGAGCCTGGACTATTCCGACGGGGCCCGCGTCTGGCGCCAGCGCTCGCTGCGGGCGGGAACGGCCAACGATTTCGTGCTGTTCGAGGCGGCTCGCTCCTGCCTGGCCTCGGCCTGGACCCGGCGGGTGCGGGTGCGGCATTTGCGTCTGAGCTTCTCCGGCCTGAGCTTTCCGCCCGCCCAACTGGAGCTGCCCTGGGGCCAAGAAGAACGTCCTTCCGCCCCGGGCGAGGCCCTCTTGGCCGCCCTGGACGCCATCCGCCGCCGCCACGGGCAGGACAAGATCGAGCTCGGGCGCGGCCTGGAGACGGCCTGA